A region from the Bradyrhizobium erythrophlei genome encodes:
- a CDS encoding AraC family transcriptional regulator, translated as MSIAETPIAAIRAEHTATGDGVHLVARNYRKGVRLDTHMHREAQLVYAARGTMQVTTPKGRWLVPPDRAVWVPARLEHAIDVLADIEMRTLYFDLAWLAREQRSESLQSEFVVRVSRLLQETILALFDGRNNSARTELLVRLAVLELHHAEDSATFVPLPQEPRCRRAADIVLGDPTGAHEIETLARAVGTSARTLSRLFSSETQLSFKSWCQRARIACAIERLSMDGNISVKQLASDLGYASVPAFSHAFRQVTGKTPTEFWEMK; from the coding sequence ATGAGTATCGCCGAAACGCCAATCGCTGCCATCCGGGCGGAGCACACCGCGACCGGCGACGGCGTTCATCTGGTGGCGCGCAACTACCGCAAGGGCGTCCGGCTCGACACCCACATGCACCGCGAGGCGCAGCTGGTCTATGCTGCGAGGGGAACGATGCAGGTCACGACCCCGAAGGGACGTTGGCTGGTGCCGCCGGATCGCGCGGTGTGGGTGCCGGCGCGGCTGGAACACGCCATCGACGTGCTCGCCGACATCGAGATGCGCACGCTGTATTTCGATCTGGCCTGGCTCGCGCGCGAGCAACGCAGCGAGAGCCTTCAGTCCGAATTCGTCGTCCGGGTGTCGCGGCTGTTGCAGGAGACGATTCTGGCGCTGTTCGACGGCCGCAATAACTCCGCGCGCACCGAGCTTCTGGTGAGACTGGCTGTGCTCGAGCTGCACCACGCCGAGGATTCGGCGACCTTCGTTCCGCTGCCGCAGGAGCCGCGCTGCCGCCGCGCCGCCGACATCGTGCTCGGCGATCCGACCGGCGCGCATGAGATCGAGACGCTGGCGCGCGCGGTCGGAACCTCGGCGCGGACGCTGTCGCGGCTGTTCTCCTCGGAGACGCAGCTCAGCTTCAAGAGCTGGTGCCAGCGTGCGCGGATCGCGTGCGCGATCGAAAGACTGTCGATGGACGGCAATATCTCGGTCAAGCAGCTCGCTTCCGACCTCGGCTATGCCAGCGTTCCCGCCTTCTCGCATGCGTTCCGGCAGGTCACCGGCAAGACCCCGACGGAATTCTGGGAAATGAAATGA
- a CDS encoding MFS transporter, with product MNSPARVIGLVNAAHFIDHYAMLIFAAAVIVMGPALGMAYSELLPYATPGFVAFGAGSLLTGWLGDRWSRRHMMVIFFLGIGASMIAVGLVQTRLQLGAALLSIGLFASIYHPVGTAMIVSYADRLGREMGLNGVWGNLGVASSALVTGVVGQYLGWRFAFIIPGIVTILIGVAFALMVVHEDRSGHKQAAAQARVAKEDMWRVIVALLIVVLAISTTFNAVTVALPKLFAERLAGLTSSPALLGVIAACVYVFGAMTQYTIGKLIDRYSLKAVSLPLSFVLAPFLYLAATLSNLPLIVAAIGIVMGAFGQVTVNDAMVGKYTSEKWRSRAYAVRYFIGFTAAGASVGLVAWLYQQGGFVTMLHAFSGLCLLVIAAAIILPAEIKVPAAGVS from the coding sequence ATGAACAGCCCGGCACGGGTGATCGGTCTCGTCAACGCCGCCCATTTCATCGACCATTATGCGATGCTGATCTTCGCAGCCGCCGTCATCGTGATGGGGCCGGCGCTCGGCATGGCCTATTCGGAATTGCTGCCTTACGCCACCCCGGGGTTCGTCGCTTTCGGCGCCGGCTCGCTGCTGACCGGCTGGCTCGGCGACCGCTGGAGCCGCCGCCATATGATGGTGATCTTCTTTCTCGGCATCGGGGCCTCGATGATCGCGGTCGGCCTGGTGCAGACGCGGCTGCAGCTTGGCGCGGCGCTGCTGTCGATCGGCTTGTTCGCGTCGATCTATCATCCCGTCGGTACCGCGATGATCGTGTCCTATGCCGACCGGCTCGGCCGCGAGATGGGGCTGAACGGCGTCTGGGGCAATCTCGGCGTGGCGTCGTCGGCGCTGGTCACCGGCGTGGTCGGCCAGTATCTCGGCTGGCGTTTTGCCTTCATCATTCCCGGTATCGTCACCATCCTGATCGGCGTGGCGTTTGCGTTGATGGTGGTCCACGAGGATCGCTCCGGCCACAAGCAGGCGGCGGCGCAGGCGCGTGTGGCAAAGGAAGACATGTGGCGGGTCATCGTGGCGCTCTTGATCGTGGTGCTCGCGATCTCCACCACCTTCAACGCGGTGACGGTGGCGTTGCCCAAACTGTTCGCCGAACGGCTGGCCGGGCTCACCAGCAGTCCCGCATTGCTCGGGGTGATCGCGGCCTGCGTCTATGTGTTCGGCGCCATGACGCAATACACCATCGGAAAGCTGATCGACCGCTATTCGCTGAAGGCCGTCTCGCTGCCGTTGTCGTTCGTGCTGGCGCCGTTCTTGTACCTGGCGGCCACGCTGTCGAACCTGCCGCTGATCGTCGCCGCGATCGGCATCGTGATGGGTGCGTTCGGCCAGGTGACGGTCAACGACGCCATGGTCGGCAAATACACCAGCGAGAAATGGCGTTCGCGCGCCTACGCGGTGCGCTATTTCATCGGCTTTACCGCCGCGGGCGCCTCGGTCGGCCTGGTGGCGTGGCTGTACCAGCAGGGCGGCTTCGTCACCATGCTGCACGCCTTCTCAGGGCTATGTCTATTGGTGATCGCCGCGGCGATCATCCTGCCGGCCGAGATCAAGGTGCCGGCGGCGGGCGTGAGTTGA
- a CDS encoding malonyl-CoA decarboxylase produces the protein MSSNAFFSDLLSSISERGRTLLRRVGSSEEKPDGAGLIALCGALLSGRGEASGTAMAREVLDRYHHLDDAERLAFFEALTRDFGPDREKLAEAIENWRAQPSDEDASDLHFASEPRRQELIRRLNRAPGGTSELVAIRADLLRLMNGHRDLAALDRDVVHLLSSWFNRGFLVLRRIDWSTPANILEQIIRYEAVHEIHDWNDLRRRIDPVDRRCYAFFHPALVDEPLIFVEVALTEQIPGAIAPLLAPDRRLVPIERARTAVFYSISNTQRGLGGISFGSFLIKQVVEELRRELPKLDNFVTLSPVPGFMQWLKQASDVPVSDEDRALLENLDKPDWFKNAELEAQLRPVLEPLAAYYFLKARTAKGRLIDSVARFHLGNGARLERINWLGDISPKGLRESAGIMVNYLYRLEDIEKNHEAYANQGEVIASSAVKKLLKSEGRRLLDMRLS, from the coding sequence ATGAGCAGCAACGCCTTTTTCTCGGACCTCCTTTCCTCGATTTCCGAGCGCGGGCGGACATTGCTTCGCCGCGTCGGCTCCTCCGAAGAAAAACCGGACGGAGCCGGACTGATTGCCTTGTGCGGGGCGCTGCTGTCGGGCCGGGGCGAAGCTTCCGGCACCGCGATGGCGCGCGAGGTGCTCGACCGCTATCACCACCTCGACGATGCCGAACGGCTGGCCTTCTTCGAAGCCCTGACCCGCGATTTCGGCCCGGACCGGGAAAAGCTCGCCGAAGCGATCGAGAACTGGCGCGCGCAGCCCAGCGATGAAGACGCCAGTGACCTGCATTTCGCGTCCGAGCCGCGGCGGCAGGAACTGATCCGCCGGCTGAACCGCGCGCCGGGCGGCACCAGCGAGCTGGTGGCGATACGCGCCGATCTGCTTCGTCTCATGAACGGCCACAGGGACCTCGCCGCGCTCGACCGCGACGTCGTCCACCTGCTGTCGTCGTGGTTCAACAGGGGGTTTCTCGTGCTGCGCAGGATAGACTGGTCGACCCCGGCAAATATCCTGGAACAGATCATCCGCTACGAAGCGGTGCATGAAATCCACGACTGGAACGACCTGCGGCGCCGCATCGATCCCGTCGACCGGCGCTGTTACGCGTTCTTCCATCCCGCTTTGGTCGACGAGCCGCTGATCTTCGTCGAGGTGGCGCTGACGGAGCAGATCCCCGGCGCGATCGCGCCCCTGCTCGCCCCCGACCGCCGGCTGGTGCCGATCGAGCGCGCCCGCACCGCGGTGTTTTACTCGATCTCCAACACCCAGCGCGGCCTCGGGGGAATTTCCTTCGGCAGCTTCCTGATCAAGCAGGTGGTCGAGGAATTGCGGCGTGAATTGCCGAAGCTGGACAATTTCGTGACGCTGTCGCCGGTACCGGGCTTCATGCAATGGCTGAAGCAGGCGAGCGACGTTCCGGTCTCCGACGAGGACCGGGCGCTGCTGGAAAATCTGGACAAGCCCGACTGGTTCAAGAACGCCGAGCTGGAGGCGCAACTGCGCCCGGTGCTGGAGCCGCTGGCGGCATATTATTTCCTCAAGGCGCGCACCGCGAAGGGCCGGCTGATCGACTCGGTGGCGCGGTTCCACCTCGGCAACGGCGCGCGGCTGGAGCGGATCAACTGGCTCGGCGACATATCGCCAAAGGGCCTGCGCGAGTCCGCCGGCATCATGGTCAACTATCTCTACCGCCTCGAGGACATCGAGAAGAACCACGAAGCCTACGCCAACCAGGGCGAGGTGATCGCCTCCAGCGCCGTGAAAAAACTGCTAAAGTCCGAAGGCCGGCGGCTGCTGGATATGCGGCTGTCGTAG